TAAAATGTTAAACAATTCATaatgtttttggtaaaaaacaattcataatgtttttttttggtaaaatcaaTTCATAATGTTTAGTATATACAACTATACTTTTACAATTCCGCTAACAATATTACGTAAAAAAATTCGCTACGTTTTTTCAACTAGTATTGAATTAAATTCACGAGTAAATAAATTTTCTATAACAATCTTTTAAGATCGATACATTAGTCTCTCGAGAGTAAATATCGTACAAACCggagaatattacaaaagaacaatacttaggttcacccctgaggtgaacttatgaattcacctctttccttatttcaatcatattaccataaatattaatatcacataaataaataaattataaattacaaataaaataaattttaaatcataaactctaattcgaaccctaaaaccaaatcttagatcttaaattttaaaccctaaaccctaaacccaaacctataccctaaacccaaactatataccctaaatcctaaatctaaatttaaatcctagaccttaaactcaaaccataaactctaaacccaaaatccaaactctaaaccctaaacccaaactctaaaccctaaatcctaaaccttcaacccaaactgtaaaccataaacccggactctataccctaaaatgtatttgaaaatacatttgatgatcattaacccaaaggtatttgaaaattttgggtttatagtttacagtttgggtttaaggtttaggatttatggtttagagtttgggtttagggtttgggtttaggatttagagtttggatttagggtttatggtttgagtttaggatctagaatttagatttaagatttatggtatatagtttgggtttagggtataggtttgagtttagggtttaggtttgggtttagggtttagggtttggtttaaaatttaagatctaagatttgggtttagggttcgaatttagaatttatgatttaaagtttattcttttgtaatttataatttatttatttatgtgacattaatatttatggtaatatgattgaaataaggaaagaggtgaattcataagttcacttcagggtgaacctaagtattgtttaTTACAAAACATGATGGGTTTATGAAAACCGAAGGCGTCTCCACGCGGACAACAAATTAACACCTGAGCCTAGAACCTAACACGCCAATGCATCTATAAGCTGACACGTATCTCCTCTTCCTCGTAAGCTTTCACTTTCAAAGCTGAGTGTCCCTCTCTCCCTCGTCCCGACCTATATAAAGCAGTCCTCACTAGTCCACATAGACAAAAGTTTGAAATCACCTAAACGCCCTTTCATCGGCACTTTTTCGATGAGATGACCGAAATCTACCGAACAGTTTCCACCGGACGACGAAGAGACGACGTTTCGCCAACTAAATGCCGTGAGCGCCGTCGTCGGAGAATCGAGATGCGGAGGCAAGCGGCGGTTTACGGCGAACCAAGTTCGTCTTCTTCGTCGTCTAAGAACCGTGAAGAGACTATCTACTCAGGCTTTGTTCCACTGAGAAAACATGCACGGATGGCCACGACGGCGGCGGAGATGAGCGGTCTTCCGGCGGACGTCGGAGGTGTCTTTCCGTCTCCGACTTCCTCTCACAAGAAACCCGAAGCTATAGTGTGGAAGGGAGAAGAGGCAGACGATGAGCCGATGTACGGAGTAGTTTCAGTGATGGGAAGATCACGTAAGATGGAAGATATGGTTACTGTTAGACCGAGTTTGTGTAAACCGGAGATTAACCAGCAAAACCCGGTTCATTTCTTCGCTGTTTACGATGGTCATGGCGGTTCTCAGGTAAAGgcaataataaataataatttcaaaagtttttaaatttcCGATGCTAACCGCTTgaaacaataaatatttaattttataaaaaattcaaaaaaaaaaaaaattcgtaacAGCCGTTTTGGTAAATTTAACAGGTGTCAACATTGTGCAGCACGACGATGCACACGTTAGTCAAGGAGGAGCTGGAGCAACAACCAGGTTGCAAGTTCGAAGGGGCAGGAAACGACGTCGTGGAGGAGAAATGGCGGGGAGTGATGAGGAGGAGTTTCGAGAGGATGGATGTGCTGGCGATGGGGACTTGCATGTGTATGACGAGTGCGTCTCTTTGCAACTGCGACCCGAGGGAGGCTGCGATTTCGGGTTCTACTGCGGTTGCGGCGGTTCTGACGAAAGAGCATATTGTCCTAGCCAACACTGGTGACTCACGTGCGGTGTTGTGTCGGAATGGAATGGCTATTCCTCTGAGTAGTGATCATAAGGTGGTCTCATTTATTTTATTCCAATCTTTGGTTTTGGTATCTGTTTGAGCTCATGTAGGAGTTTCAAGAACGTTATATGTCATGAAGTTGAGTTTTGTGCAGCCGGATAGACCGGACGAGCGTGCGAGGATTGAAGCAGCTGGTGGTCGAGTTTTAGTAGTGGACGGAGCTAGAGTTGAAGGAATTCTAGCCACTTCGAGGGCTATAGGTAAATATTTCTTAAATTCTTAGACTTGGTAACATAAAAGGTTATTTAAAAGTTGTAACTTGTAAAAACAGAAGTCTTTAAGTTCTTTAAACTTGGTTTTAAAAAAGGTTAACatcatatgtttttgttttggaacAAACCTCAGTTTTTATCAAAATACTCACTCCGTTTCGTTTTGAAAACTGTCGTTGGTTTCTTCTCTCGTTATATATGATGGTCTTTATactttttagagtaaaaaaaatgattcatttttgaatttttactcGACAATTTTGCGTTGTatcattaactttttttttactcgTCAGTTTTGTGttgtattataaatttataactatgGATTAAGAATAGCtgtttcaggaaaaaaaaagaataattgaATCATTAGGTGAAATCATGTTATTACATACGCACAAAAAAAGTCATGGTAAGTCATGGTGTACCATGACTCATGGTGTACTTTCAATCGAAACATCACATACATTGGAAGAGAGACGTAGTGTATGTACTTtgctttgaaaataatttagttCTCTTGTCGATTTTATTCCGAAATTGTGGATCGGCTTTTCAGTTTGGATCGATTTTTGCTTTTAAAGAATAAACATCAGGATTTATATTAGCAAAATGTCGCTAATGATATGTTACATTCCATTTGGGCAGGAGATAGGTATCTAAAACCAATGGTAGCATGGGAACCAGAAATAGCCTTCATGAGAAGGGAATCTGGAGATGAATGCTTAATCTTAGCAAGCGATGGCCTCTGGGACGTGCTCTCAAGTCAGCTAGCTTGCGACATAGCTAGATTTTGTCTCCGTGGAGATACTCCCTCGGGCCTTGATCTGAACGAAACGGCTCAAGAAGACGACAGTGAAGGACAAGGATCAGGACAGAATCCTTCAAGGAGTGTATTAGCTGCAACGTTACTTACGCGGTTGGCTTTGGGTAGACAAAGCAATGACAATATAAGTGTGATTGTCATTGATCTCAAGAATAGCTCTCCATAGTACTTAATGCCAAGTAATAAGAAATGGTGATATACCGATGCGCTTTAATTAGTTTAAGGGTTTAGCACTTGTCTCTTGTTTGTTATGATTGGGCTTGCGAAACATTAACAACGGCGAATGTGAAGAAGTAAGAAGAGTGGGTTGGACTTTGGGCATGGGCTATGTTAAGGTTATATTTGCTTATAAAATACAAAGcgttaactttaaaaatatgtGCTCTCTAATTGTGTTTACTTCTGGGTTTGGCAACCATCTTGAAGTTACTAGTTAATTTAGTTGGCATGTGTTTactaaattaagaaaatatcaaTGTAGTGCGTTTCGTTGGCGTTTAAGTTTCACTTGACCGGTCTAGATATTGGCGTCAATGTGttctttgtttttaaacatAACTTGAATTAAACTATTCCCGATGCTGCAAACTTagttttacaaatttaaatcaTACAACACATCAAAACGTTAAAAAGTAGACTAGATAGTGTAGTTTAGTTTATGGAATAGGCTAATAGCATTGCTGGTTCTCTATGCGGACTGAATAAAAGAAGGAAGATAATACAATTTGAACTCCTGGCTACTTGATACGAAGTTTGAAACGCAGCTCTGGAATCAAGAATTGTCTTTTAAAGTTAAAAAGTGTGAGTAGGAGAATGTTCACAAGAAATATTCTCATTTCcttttgttcttttctttttgggtcATTATCTGAACCAAGAATCGTCTCAGTGTTCGTGTCGCACTTTTCTTTGAATCATGATTGTGTTTGTGGGCCTTAGGGCTTTACTCTACGTCTTGCTTTGTTTCAAGAGTGTAGGACCAGAAAAAGCGTAAGTATCAAGAATCTTGTTTTACCttttgtaattaatttgtttaatttCTGTACTTAACAAAAGAAGTAAAACAATTGATAAGCTTAAACCAAATCAGAACACCTATTGCTTTTCCCTCCCAACTTTATTTTcgttattttctattatatctGTGCTTTTCCCTCAGgagtattagtttttttttattatatctgTGCTTTGAATTTGAGTAAAAGTTCCCTTACCTGAATGTCAAAAGTTACTCTGAAATTAACAACTAGTACAACAATATATTGtcaagaaaattataaattaccaTTTTGGTGGTCTAATTATCTACCTAATGAGATATAGTTGATTAAGTCACATTTAGGTATGGGATTTGTAGGATGTAATCTTAGATCAAAATCTAAACATTATTTGTAACTAGTTTTGATGTAAAGATTTAAGTACTTTACATCTTATTTGGTGATTATAGTTGATTAAGTCACATTTAGGTATGGGATTTGTAGGATGTAATCTTAGATCAAAATCTAAACATTATTTGTAACTAGTTTTGATGTAAAGATTTTAAGTACTTTACATCTTATTTGGTGATTATGATATATACTATACTCATAAATACACTCTCAGTTTTAGTTTGTTAGATGTTCCGTTTTCTTTTTTCACAATATGTATCTCTTATGGTATGGATAGTTAGTACAGGTATAGTTCTTAACAATCTATTGCATTTTTTCCTTAAGAAATTACTAGCTTTTGACCCGCGCGTCCGCGCGGGTTTTGTTTTCcaatagttatattttttaatttttgataatgccattaatttaattgtttaaattctTGTATTGATTTATAGGTTATTAAGTTGTAACATTGGTGTATCTTGTTTAATGTGTTTACCTTTCATtcataaactataaatatttttttattgtgcttatattcattttatttggtaaaataaacattaaagtgtaaaatattaaagttcTAATCATAATCgtgagtttttatttaattatattgtaAACATTTTGATGTAAAGTTGATTACAAAGTTCGAATTTGAAATAgagatttattaaaaacaatacaTTATTTAGacagaaacataaataaaatagtaaaagttttagttttaataattatatgttttttagattttggacaATGCCATAaagttcaaatttgaaatagagatttaaaaaaaaaagcaaatacattatttagacagaaacataaataaaatagtaaaaagcaAGTTACAAAAAACCATTCAAAAATAAGTACAGCTTgttgaaaatttaatttagcAGACCTAATTAGTTAAGTGGACGGGACCATTTtgtaatgattaaaaatttGTTACATCATAATTTACAATTACTTGTGGATCATTATATAATAGACCCAAAcccatatattatttttttttctgaaaaaaaacagaaacatattTCCTTTCTATTAATTCACTTAGAAAGTGTTGTGGGGAGAATGACGTGATTTTGggtttttctttctgtttttttaccGGCAATAGAAGTTTTATTAATGTGTTGGGTCAATTATACCACAATTAGACCAAGATCCAAAACGAAAACACAATGTGAGGAAGCAAGTTGAACATGTTACCCACAGCTTCGAACAGTCTTCGACTCCGACGATCACCACCGTTCAAATCTCATGCATCTGAATCTTGACCTAAAACTCCGGCCGTTTCACCTTCGTCGCTTAAATCATCCTCTTCATCGGTTATGCTCAACTGCTTGGAAAGCGCAACCCTCATCAGAAAAAACCACCGCGAGGATATTAAGACCACCACACTCAGTACTGACAGCAAAGGGATGTTGCTGATATCACTCCCTAGAAACAGAAGAGATTCACCAAGAAAAGTAAAGAAATAAAATCAATTGAAACCGGTGAGATGCCATTAAATCTAATCTAAGATCGGAATTGAAAATTAGTTTTAACCGAGAGAAATATATTACAAACAAAACCCATTCCAAAAGACTGAAACTTTATTTAATCAACTTCAACCGATGAAAGAAATATAAACTTGAAGGAACTGATGGAAAATTGAAAATCACAACATAAAATCGATCATGGATcgaaatataaaacaaaacagtcCGGCTATGGTCGGAAGAAATTCCGATGTGCCAAAAATCGCTCTCTCGATCTCTCTTTTAAAGATAGAGATGTGATCAGAGAGAAAGAGGCGACTTGTGTTCTGAGATTTGATTTTAGGTTTAAGATACACGTAATTTATGATGAAGTAATGTCAATTTATTTTAGTTGGTTTAGGAAAAGTCTAAAACGACAGTTTAGTAACTCAGTGGCATATCATTGTAATTTATGTGCAACTATTAGGGCttaaatttatttgtactttagtcttaatagtttagatacgTTTGATTAAAAACTGATAGAAGCAAAAAAAATTTGCAATTgagaaataatattatacacaTTATgacttttaatagttttaaacgTAAGGAGTATATGTGTGTCTATACATTGTGGCTCAAACAATAGACCAAATTTTCTTTGAACAAAAGCCATAAACATTCAAAAGTTAATTAGACTTGAAAAACATATATCTAGGTGATTAACAAAGACCAAGACTCAAAGATTTCCattcataaattaatattccTGAAGTAAGTTTCACGTCAAGTcacattaaaaaattaataggATTTACACATACATTGATCCTCAGAACATTAATGtaacattcttttttttaaccaaCACTAATGTAGAAACACGTATATGATGAATAATAATTCTGTAGTTTATAaacaaactttaaaattttatcagttCACGTTATATTTATGTGCACTCATTACATTCTTCATCCAAACAAACATGCAACAAAAACAtactaatttctttttaatatattttcccCAAGAAAGGCTCGCTTAATCGTCTTTCATATTATCTTTTTAACATGCGAATTATTATTTGATgcaaacatataatttttttttattgtcaaCCAAACATTTAATTGAGTTTGGTGATCCAATATCAAGAAGAATGGTGTTGTTTATCTATGAATTATCTTTCACATGAATGGTAAATAGTAAGAAAggctaatgtttttttttgctaaaacttgGTGCATAAAAAGGCTAATATTGTAGTTGCAAatgttctttttctctttttgttgttgttgtttgttgtctacgtcattttttaataaataggCAAGCAAatggatttttaaaaaagtcaTCAGGTAATAATAGCATTTTCTCTTAACAATCCATATATTCCCaactcagttttttttttttttttgaagataactCAGTTTGTTTCTACACACTATGCAGCTTAAACCAATAGTAAGTCTGTGTAAATGTTAATTAAAGTCGTAAAAGATCTGCTTGCAACAAAATACACAAGTTAGTCAAGTCATCTAAGAATAATGGTATGCCAAAAAATTGACAATCGAGGTCGCCGAGCCCATAGtgcatttaaaaaataaatattactgtTCATTTGATAAATTATCAGCAGAGTTTAGTGccattttatattttggtgGACCGAATTTTAACTTGTGTATTTTGTGCCAGATAGATTCGATTACTTGTAATAGGAATTAAAGACCAATGTTACCTTGTCACATATGTTTAGTATTGTGAAATTGCTTCAAACTTGAATCGTTTAACCCACCAAAATTCACATATCACTACCACCCATATGTGGTTAGTTTAGTGCCATTTTCATTGTTGAATTCCtatatctaattaaataaaatctgttgtcaaaaaaaaattaaataaaatctagtgtcaaagaaaattaaataaaaatccaaatgttcCAAATGATTTTCTTATTACACTTGACCCTTCTGGCCCCTATCCAACCTTAGTGACCCATGTGAAATTAAACTGTTTAATTATACATTCTAAgtttaatactattaaaaacaCCAATGACATTAACACATGTACGTGATAATACGGAACTTAATCACTAAACTAACATCTCCAAGAGTTCattctattttatattctaaaatagagtgactctataatagagatggagTTTGCTCCAATAGTActatattttagagtagaaaatagagtgatgaacaaaaaaaaaacaacttactttatatttggagtaaacctatttttcactctattatagagtgagaaatagagtaCTATTAGAGCATTTCTTAttttaaactctattttaaagtgaaaaatagagtggaattggagatgctcttgataaaaaaaaattatttagtaaaaagTCACAGAGTGTCAACTGTCAAACATTAATAATAGTCGTTGCGTGATGcaataaagaaaaatcatttaatGTAAGAAAAGTCATTAACTACTGTGTGACCACAAACATTTCCTAACAGCTCATCTTCAATGTGTTcctaaaaaaaagaagaaaattcataaataaatatcttcCGGTTTATGGTTCCGCTTCGACCAATCAAACCTTATGCCGTCGCGAGCAATCCCGTCGCCGTCACCGGCGACCCAACCGTCGTCAACTCACCGTGACTCAACCACTCGCATCTCCGCGCCGCTCATAGCCGCCGGCGTGggcctctctctcttcttcaccCTCTCCCTCTGTTTCTGCAAATCCAACAACCGCAAACGCCGCTCCTCCGCCGCGGTGGTCTCCTCCTCCACGCCGCCTCAGAGACCTCCCCTCCAAGAATTCTCCTACACCACTCTCCGGAGAGCCACCGCCTCCTTCTCCCCGGAGAACAAGCTAGGTCAAGGCGGATTCGGCTCCGTGTTCCGCGGCGCCTTACCTTCCGGCGGCGGTAGCGTCGCCGTCAAGGTGATGGACTCGGGATCTCTCCAGGGAGAGAGGGAGTTTCAGAACGAGCTCTTCTTCGCCGGCAAACTCGATTCCTCTTCTCCTCACGTGGTCTCCGTCGTCGGATTCTCGCGCGACCTGAAACGGCGCCGTCTCGCTCTCGTCTACGAGATGATGGAGAACGGTAACCTCCAGGACGCGCTTCTCCGCCGCAAGGCCCCCGAGCTGATGGAGTGGAAGCGGCGGTTCCTCGTGGCGGTCGACGTCGCGAGAGGGATCGAGCATCTCCACGGATTGGATCCGCCGGTGATTCACGGCGATTT
This genomic stretch from Raphanus sativus cultivar WK10039 chromosome 3, ASM80110v3, whole genome shotgun sequence harbors:
- the LOC108836333 gene encoding probable protein phosphatase 2C 75; protein product: MTEIYRTVSTGRRRDDVSPTKCRERRRRRIEMRRQAAVYGEPSSSSSSSKNREETIYSGFVPLRKHARMATTAAEMSGLPADVGGVFPSPTSSHKKPEAIVWKGEEADDEPMYGVVSVMGRSRKMEDMVTVRPSLCKPEINQQNPVHFFAVYDGHGGSQVSTLCSTTMHTLVKEELEQQPGCKFEGAGNDVVEEKWRGVMRRSFERMDVLAMGTCMCMTSASLCNCDPREAAISGSTAVAAVLTKEHIVLANTGDSRAVLCRNGMAIPLSSDHKPDRPDERARIEAAGGRVLVVDGARVEGILATSRAIGDRYLKPMVAWEPEIAFMRRESGDECLILASDGLWDVLSSQLACDIARFCLRGDTPSGLDLNETAQEDDSEGQGSGQNPSRSVLAATLLTRLALGRQSNDNISVIVIDLKNSSP